In Equus caballus isolate H_3958 breed thoroughbred chromosome 7, TB-T2T, whole genome shotgun sequence, one DNA window encodes the following:
- the CLDN25 gene encoding putative claudin-25 — MAWSFRGKVQLAGLLLSLLGWICSCVTTALPQWKTLNLELNEMETWIMGLWEVCVNQEEVATVCKAFESFLSLPQELQVSRVLMVASHGLGLLGLLLSVFGSECFQFHRISHIFKRRLCLLGGTLEASASATTLFPVSWVAYATIQDFWDDSVPEIVPRWEFGDALFLGWAAGIFLALGGLLLIFSSCLGKEDVPSPRMTGPTAPPSYAPAEEFDGSFYLTPRPKNLFI, encoded by the coding sequence ATGGCCTGGAGTTTCCGTGGAAAAGTCCAGCTGGCGGGactgctcctctctctccttggctggatCTGCTCATGTGTGACCACTGCCCTGCCCCAGTGGAAGACTCTCAATTTGGAACTGAACGAAATGGAGACCTGGATCATGGGGCTTTGGGAAGTCTGCGTGAATCAGGAGGAAGTTGCCACTGTGTGCAAGGCCTTTGAGTCCTTCTTGTCCCTGCCCCAGGAGCTCCAGGTATCCCGTGTCCTCATGGTAGCCTCCCATGGGCTGGGACTATTGGggcttctgctttctgtctttggGTCTGAATGCTTCCAGTTTCACAGGATCAGCCACATATTTAAGAGGAGGCTTTGCCTTCTGGGAGGGACTTTGGAGGCATCAGCTTCAGCCACTACCCTCTTTCCAGTCTCCTGGGTGGCCTATGCCACAATCCAAGACTTCTGGGATGACAGCGTCCCTGAGATTGTGCCTCGGTGGGAGTTTGGAGATGCCCTCTTCCTGGGCTGGGCTGCTGGTATTTTCCTGGCCCTTGGTGGGTTACTGCTCATCTTCTCATCTTGCCTGGGAAAAGAAGATGTGCCCTCTCCCCGGATGACTGGTCCTACAGCCCCACCATCCTATGCTCCAGCAGAGGAGTTCGATGGCTCCTTCTATCTAACACCAAGACCTAAGAACCTGTTCATCTAG